The window GGAATTCTGAGTTGATAAAGCCTGGAAGATTTCAGAATGTTTGGTTTGAATAGGAAGGAAATAATCATGCACCTCCCTTTATTAAACATCTACCATTCTGTCCTCCTTCAGGCTACAACCACCCTGCTCTCCACAAGCTGATGAGCAACCCCAACAATCTGGTAAGTCCACATACATGTtgatacactcaacaaaaatataaacgcaacacttttgtttttgctcccatgtttcatgagatggacttgaagatctaaacttcattccagatacacaatattaccattcctctcaaacattgttcacaaatctgtctaaatgtgtgatagtgagcacttctgctttgctgagataatccatcccacctcacaggtgtgccacatcaagatgctgatctgacatcatgattagtgcacaggtgtacctcaaactgcccacaataaaaggccaccctgaaatgtgcattttgtttctgctttattggcggtctggggactcagaaccagtcagtatctggtgtgaccaccatttgcctcatgcagtgcaacacatcttcttcgcatagagtttatcagattgtctattgtggcctgtggaatgttggtccactcctcttcaatggctgtgcgaagttgctggatattagtgggaactggtgcacgctgtcgtatacgccggtcaagcacatcccaaacatgttcaatgggtgacatgtccggtgagtatgctggccatgcaagaactgggacattttcagcttccaagaattgtgtacagatccttgcaacatggggccgtgcattatcttgctgaaacatgaggtgatgttcatggatgtatggcacaacaatgggcctcaggatctcatcacggtatctctgtgcattcaaaatgccatcaataaaatgcacctgtgttcttcgtccataacagatgcctgcccataccatgaccccaccaccaccatgggccacccgatccacaacattgacatcagcaaagcgctcacccacacgacgccacacacgctgtctgccatctgccctgaacaatgtaaaccgagattcatccgtgaagagaacacctctccaacgtgctagacgccatcgaatgtgagcatttgcccactcaagtctgttacggcgacgatctggagtcaggttaagaccccgatgaggacgacgagcatgcagttgagcttccctgagacggtttctgacagtttgtgcagaaattgtttggttatgcaaaccaattgtttcagcagctgtctgagtggctggtctcagacgatctcggaggtgaacctgctggatgtggaggtcctgggctggtgtggttactcgtggtctgcggttgtgaggccggttggatgtactgccatattctctgaaacgcctttggagacggcttatggtggagaaatgaacattcaatgcacgagcaacagatctggttgacattcctgctgtcagcatgccaattgcacgctccctcaatgcttgtggcatctgtggcattttgctgtgagacaaaactgcacatttcagggtggccttttattgtgggcagtttgaggtacacctgtgcactaatcatgatgtcagatcagcatcttgatgtggcacacctgtgaggtgggatggattatctcagcaaagcagaagtgctcactatcacacatttagacagatttgtgaacaatgtttgagaggaatggtaatattgtgtatctggaatgaagtttagatcttcaagtccatctcatgaaacatggaagcaaaaacaaaagtgttgcgtttatatttttgttgagtgtatgtgtcATAGTATATGATGAATGGCATGACAGATACATCTTTTCACAGGAAATTATCAGTCCTACAAACAGTCCCGTACTCAAAATACTGCTGGCTTCAGCACTCTTGTTGCATCTGGCAACTCCACTTCCTTTTGGGGACATGAACACAAGTCTCTATAGCACTAATCAACACATTTTGGGGTGTAGGTTAAAGTATGATTCGATTGCAAATAAAAATAGGTATTGAGTCTTCAGGAAATTAATACTAGACTGTGTTATGTACTGAtgtgattaaaaacatggatgtctgtgtgcatttttaaattctTTTGTCTTTCCTTCAGACTACATTTGTGAACCGGCCCGCGCTGGGAATCCTGCCACCAGACAACTTTCCAGACAAAATCACTGAAAGCCTTCTCTCAGTTAGTAGCACACACATGTTGTTACCACACAGAATGTAATCCCTGAACAAATGAGATAGGATGGTATGggtgttgctgtgtttattgtgtataatgttatttattctgATCTTCCTTACTTCCTGTCAGGTGGCTCCGATCGGAATGACACGGGTTCAGACAATGGCATGTGGCTCTTGCTCCAATGAAAATGCTTTCAAAGCCATGTTCATCTGGTACAGGGTGAGTGTGTAGAACATCACAATTATGTTAATCATTACTTGCTTTTACTGGTCTGAAATAGACCTGTAAAAGCTTGGGTTCCAGGCCCAATCTTGACAGAGTAACTCAAAGCACTCACTCCCTTAAATATGCACAACAAACAAGTGAATTCACTGGCTGTGTTTGCCTTTACTTCAGAACAAGGAGCGAGGAGTCAGCGGACCCTCTGACGAAGAGCTGACCAGCTGTATGATCAACCAGGTATTACTAATCGccataaaaatgtaattttttaaacatttccaTCTATCTcatcactttttttatttactcttgcacacatttcttttttatctcaGGCTCCGGGATGTCCAGACCTCAGTATTTTATCTTTCATGGGAGGTTTCCATGGAAGAACGTTGGgtatgtaaacacaaacaaaggtgTAGTGTTGCTGCAGTAGTAAGATGAAAAACTAATCTCAGCTAACCTTTAGCTGCACATGTCAGTGTTTGGCAGCACAAACAGTTAgatgaacacacaacacacaactggTGGATTAATGGGTCAAACTAAAGGTTGATGAATTAGACCAACAACACTCAAGTTTTAATAAGATGACTTTTTATGACTATGTTTTGAAGGCTGCTTGGCAACAACACACTCTAAAATCATCCACAAGCTGGATGTGCCGTCGTTCGACTGGCCAATCGCCCCGTTTCCCAAACTGCAGTATCCACTGGAAGAGTTCACCAGAGAGAATGCACAGGAAGAGGCTCGCTGTCTGGAGGAGGTACACTGTCCGCTCCAGCTGGAATCTGGctttagtgtttgtttgtttgtttaatgttgAAACAAACTCTTTAAGGTGGAGGATCTGATTGTGAAGTGGAGGCAGAAGGGGAAACCTGTGGCGGGGATTGTGATTGAGCCAATCCAGGCAGAAGGTGGAGATAACCACGCCTCAGTAGACTTCTTCAGTAAACTCCGCAACATTGCACGAAAGgtaggacacacagacactactAACGCTACTAGCAGAGCTTTTAGAAGTCATTTTAGGCTGTTGTACTCATTCTGAGACCTGGAAACATGTTTTCCATGGTGAATACAGCCTTAGACTAGGGACTGGGGGCATGGTATGTGAAACAGATTGTAAAGGGCTTAAGGTAAATGAGTTCTTTGTAGCATTCTGTGCCCTCCTCAAAGCTCAGAGCAGCTGATATCCAACACAACAGCTTGTCATTtccttttaaatatttattttttatgtcttgTTTTCAAACTCTTCTGTTATCACGAGTACCTTTTTATTCCCTCTTCATTCTCTCAGCATGGCTGTGCTTTCCATGTGGATGAGGTCCAGACCGGTGGGGGCTGCACAGGGAAGTTTTGGGCCCATGAACACTGGGGTATGGACGACCCTGCTGATATCGTTTCCTTCAGCAAGAAGCTTCTGACTGGAGGCTACTTCCACAAGGACGCATTACAAGCTGATAAGGTTTGTCAGCTTTTAGtttcaaaaacaaattaaagctgcaagcagcattgcgggccctcgcgcaccttgcgatccgcggggtcatcgcactcttctctcctatgctctcgtctcctatactctcctgtgctatgctctcctcctctcatttccacagatatacaacaaacacatgtttacaaccaaactttcctgctaccagtaggtggcgctatgaccgtatcatcctattagcatatatatctgtttagactcggctccatggcagtactgtaagactttgtccacattgcataaagtatatgggtagtactgcataaaacacagcgagttcctttgtaatggcgaatggtcaactttgaggccactcccccaccacacggtaatacttttgaaagagttttggaatgcgtctattccctatggtgtcctgagtggacacagtgaatttcagctgaattgcatgaagtatgcgaggcatgaaaagttttatagcagggtcagaaaacggtaaaaattacaaaaaaaaagtaaaaatggtggacttcctgttgggtttggagggggggtccaagagacttttttgtgcgtcttggggtgatacacatgtgtgctaattctcatgatcctgtgtcaaactggccagcggggctacgcgttagggcaaaaaatacagggagttcctttgtaatggcgaatggtcaactttgaggccacacccccgccacaccttcagacttttgtaagagtttttgaatgcgtctattccctatggtgtcctgagtggacacagtgagttttagctcatttggatgaagtatgcgaggcgtgaaaagttttgcagcagggtcacaaatcgccaaaaattaacagaaatttcaaaattgcggacttcctgttgggtttggagggggggtccaagagacttttttgtgcatcttggggtgatacacatgtgtaccaattttcatgaccctactcaaaacaggccaggggggcaggcagaaaaacctatgaaaacacaacattttgtgtagccagtaggtggcgctctgtcaaagcctcaatattgttgtatggatgtgtttagggtcagactctgatcatacatgtgacatttcgtacagatcggacagaaaacgaagaagttatagagactttctgtgtcctcagaaatggtcaaactttgaggccacgccccggccacaccgtcagacttttgtaagagttttggaatgcgtctattccctatggtgtcctgagtggacacggcgaatttcagctcaatccgttgaagtatgcgaggcgtgaaaagtttggcagcagggtcacacatcgccaaaaatggccacaaaccttcaaatggcggacttcctgttgggtttggagggggggtccaagagacttttttgtgcgtcttgaggtgatacatatgtgtgccaattttcataatcctgtgtcaaaccggccagaggggctacgcgttgggggcgctatagagccatttttatatgtgcatttcaaaagtcagcaaatttcaaaatttttcgggcgaatgaatttttctaccaagtttggtgagtttttgggcatgttaaggcctccaaaaatgcgatctcggagggggaaaaaaaaaaaaaataattaaagctgcaagcagcattgcgggccctcgcgcaccttgcgatccgtggggtcatcgcagtcttctctcctatgctcgcgtctcctatactctcctgtgctatgctctcctcctctcatttccacagatatacaacaaacacatgtttacaaccaaactttcctgctaccagtaggtggcgctatgaccgtatcatcctattagcatatatatctgtttagactcggctccatggcagtactgtaagattttgtccacattgcataaagtatatgggtagtactgcataaaacacagcgagttcctttgtaatggcgaatggtcaactttgaggccactcccccgccacacggtaatacttttgaaagagttttggaatgcgtctattccctatggtgtcctgagtggacacagtgaatttcagctcaattgcatgaagtatgtgaggcgtgaaaagttttgaagcagggtcacaaataggcaaaaaatggccacaaaagtcaaaatggtggacttcctgttgggtttggagggggggtccaagagagttttttgtgcgtcttggggtgatacacatgtgtgctaattctcatgatcctgtgtcaaactggccagcggggctacgcattagggcaataaatacagtgagttcctttgtaatggcgaatggtcaagtttgaggccacgcccccaccacaccgtaagacttttgtaagagtttttgaatgcgtctattccctatggtgtcctgagtggacacagtgagttttagctcatttggaggaagtatgcgaggcgtgaaaagttttgtaggagggtcacaaatcgccaaaaattaacagaaatttcaaaattgcggacttcctgttgggtttggagggggggtccaagagacttttttgtgcatcttggggtgatacacatgtgtaccaattttcatgaccctactcaaaacaggccaggggggcaggcagaaaaacctatgaaaacacaacattttgtgtagccagtaggtggcgctctgtcaaagcctcaatattgttgtatagatgtgtttagggtcagactctgatcatacatgtgacatttcgtacagatcggacagaaaacgaagaagttatagagactttctgtgtcctcagaaatggtcaaactttgaggccacgccccggccacaccgtaagacttttgtaagagttttggaatgcgtctattccctatggtgtcctgagtggacacggcgaatttcagctcaatccgttgaagtatgcgaggcgtgaaaagtttggcagcagggtcacacatcgccaaaaatggccacaaaccttcaaatggcggacttcctgttgggtttggagggggggtccaagagacttttttgtgcgtcttgaggtgatacatatgtgtgccaattttcataatcctgtgtcaaaccggccagaggggctacgcgttgggggcgctatagagccatttttatatgtgcatttcaaaagtcagcaaatttcaaaatttttcgggcgaatgaatttttctaccaagtttggtgagtttttgggcatgttaaggcctccaaaaatgcgatctcggagggggaaaaaaaaaaaaaaaaattaaagctgcaagcagcattgcgggccctcgcgcaccttgcgatccgcggggtcatcgcagtcttctctcctatgctcttgtctcctatactctcctgtcctatgctctcctcttatttccacagagatacaacgaacacatgtttacaaccaaactttcctgctaccagtaggtggcgctatgaccgtatcatcctattagcatatatatctgttcagagtcgggtccatagcagtactgtaagattttgtccacattgcataaagtatatgggtagtactgcataaaacacagcgagttcctttgtaatggcgaacggtcaactttgaggccactcccccgccacacggtaatacttttgaaagagttttggaatgcatctattccctatggtgtcctgagtagacacagtgaatttcagctcaattgcatgaagtatgtgaggcgtgaaaagttttgaagcagggtcaaaaataggcaaacaattgccacaaaagtcaaaatggcggacttcctgttgggtttggaggcggggtccaagagacttttttgtgcgtcttggggtgatacacatgtgtgctaattttcatgaacctgtgtcaaactggccagcggggctacacattagggcaaaaaatacagggagttcctttgtaatggcgaatggtcaactttgaggccacgcccccaccacaccgtaagacttttgtaagagttttggaatgcgtctattccctgtggtgtcctgagtggacacagtgaatttcagctcaattgcatgaagtatgtgaggcgtgaaaagttttgaagcagggtcacaaataggcaaaaaatggccacaaaagtcaaaatggtggacttcctgttgggtttggagggggggtccaagagacttttttgtgcgtcttggggtgatacacatgtgtgctaattctcatgatcctgtgtcaaactggccagcggggctacgcattagggcaataaatacagtgagttcctttgtaatggcgaatggtcaactttgaggccacgcccccgccacacaccgtcagacttttgtaagagtttttgaatgcgtctattccctatggtgtcctgagtggacacagtgagttttagctcatttggatgaagtatgcgaggcgtgaaaagttttgtaggagggtcacaaatcgccaaaaattaacagaaatttcaaaattgcggacttcctgatgggtttggagggggggtccaagagacttttttgtgcatcttggggtgatacacatgtgtaccaattttcatgaccctactcaaaacaggccaggggggcaggcagaaaaacctatgaaaacacaacattttgtgtagccagtaggtggcgctctatcaaagcctcaatattgttgtatagatgtgtttagggtcagactctgatcatacatgtgacatttcgtacagatcggacagaaaacgaagaagttatagagactttctgtgtcctcagaaatggtcaaactttgaggccacgccccggccacaccgtcagacttttgtaagagttttggaatgcgtctattccctatggtgtcctgagtggacacggcgaatttcagctcaatccgttgaagtatgcgaggcgtgaaaagtttggcagcagggtcacacatcgccaaaaatggccacaaaccttcaaatggcggacttcctgttgggtttggagggggggtccaagagacttttttgtgcgtcttgaggtgatacatatgtgtgccaattttcataatcctgtgtcaaaccggccagaggggctacgcgttgggggcgctatagagccatttttatatgtgcatttcaaaagtcagcaaatttcaaaatttttcgggcgaatgaatttttctaccaagtttggtgagtttttgggcatgttaaggcctccaaaaatgcgatctcggagggggaaaaaaaaaaaaaaaaaaaaaaaaaaaaaaaaaaaaaaaaaaaaataataatcctaagggtttcaatagggctcttgcaccattcggtgctcgggccctaaaaaaaaaaaataataatcctaagggtttcaatagggctcttgcaccattcggtgctcgggccctaataatcctaagggtttcaatagggctcttgcaccattcggtgctcgggccctaaaaatatgAACAGCTACACACGGATTAGAGTGCAGATTTATTTAGCACGATTGAAACATTTTGATTACTTGTATGATAAATAGGAATGAATGTGCTTTTCCATGTCGTGTTTTTACAGGCGTACCGTATCTTTAACACATGGATGGGTGACCCGTCAAAGAACTTGTTCCTGGCTGAGGTTCTCAATGTGATTCGTAGAGAGAACCTTCTAGAGGAAGTGACCCGGTCTGGGAAAGCTTTGCTAAACGGCCTTTATGAGCTCCAGGTACTCAGCTCGTCTCCTCTGAGTTGAAAAGT of the Parambassis ranga chromosome 8, fParRan2.1, whole genome shotgun sequence genome contains:
- the abat gene encoding 4-aminobutyrate aminotransferase, mitochondrial, whose translation is MATSLISRQLALSLQKNLWLSAPGCRHVSKAAAKTQVEFDYDGPSMKTTVPGPRSQELAKQLGDIQNVGAVHFFCNYEESRGNYLVDADGNRMLDLYTQISSIPIGYNHPALHKLMSNPNNLTTFVNRPALGILPPDNFPDKITESLLSVAPIGMTRVQTMACGSCSNENAFKAMFIWYRNKERGVSGPSDEELTSCMINQAPGCPDLSILSFMGGFHGRTLGCLATTHSKIIHKLDVPSFDWPIAPFPKLQYPLEEFTRENAQEEARCLEEVEDLIVKWRQKGKPVAGIVIEPIQAEGGDNHASVDFFSKLRNIARKHGCAFHVDEVQTGGGCTGKFWAHEHWGMDDPADIVSFSKKLLTGGYFHKDALQADKAYRIFNTWMGDPSKNLFLAEVLNVIRRENLLEEVTRSGKALLNGLYELQAQYPGLLSRARGQGTFCAIDICDDKTRDRLLLQARDKGVFLGGCGDRSIRFRPALIFKEYHVHLFLNIFNDLLAQHK